In Lodderomyces elongisporus chromosome 2, complete sequence, the following proteins share a genomic window:
- a CDS encoding uncharacterized protein (BUSCO:EOG092658ZO), with amino-acid sequence MSSASSKKLAARNKAILDQLLYISILINLFTLIILFYFKRPQKYIYYILFSIPAIILQYVLENNGRPKLDPKGQLIRSGDDILQRGSLFQYCFDIIYLTWFFDVLMIIFGSNKVWLGYAVIPGFAIYKISGFILPFFKKSGNASVDADAKQKVEDENLRNGRREDGSGLSKRQQKLKARQEKGPATKYR; translated from the coding sequence ATGTCGTCGGCAAGCCTGAAGAAGTTGGCAGCAAGAAACAAGGCCATCTTGGATCAGCTCTTGTacatttcaattttgatcAACTTGTTCACGCTTATTATcttgttttatttcaaaagaCCTCAAAAATACATCTACTATATTTTGTTCTCCATCCCAGCTATCATTCTTCAATATGTCCTAGAGAATAATGGACGTCCCAAGCTTGACCCTAAAGGTCAATTGATTAGATCCGGAGACGACATTTTGCAAAGAGGTAGCTTATTCCAATACTGTTTTGATATAATATACTTGACTTGGTTCTTTGATGTTTTGATGATTATCTTTGGCAGCAACAAAGTGTGGTTGGGATATGCCGTGATACCCGGATTTGCCATCTATAAAATTAGTGGTTTTATTCTaccattttttaaaaaatctGGTAATGCAAGTGTAGATGCAGATGCTAAACAAAAAGTGGAAGATGAAAATTTACGTAatggaagaagagaagatgGATCTGGATTGAGTAAACgtcaacaaaaattgaaagcaAGACAAGAGAAAGGACCAGCCACTAAGTATCGCTGA
- the GAL83_1 gene encoding galactose metabolism- protein, translated as MKISIDRSRVSVCVCCCVREMYQIILKSPTRDAASVQVTGTFDDWKLSIPSLDGPSIANGFKVIVQEKKDIEFKFVVNGTQWITSDDYKVVTDEHGNNNNIVYADEFESIEEKKEPRSTTGTGVGLSEKTSSNLETGITTENKPTKTDSSKTITTNQQKQKQQNEEEEEEEEHQQQQQEGGEAYAAASLAAAAAAAKVLPDKFTARQDSTTPTQDANAFADAAIPINETGEDAKLDSKAKAKAKSKSKSAEQTNKDTSDLVEETSKLNIHEETPKNQFGKVAETNKKDAASPNSSFAAVSSPPLSSDYEQLDPKSSADESKSQFTSLDADEIKHDAAREESTLDPAFNTESVQNSKEPKKVAKPGKPVLESQLSESTLDIAQESTKEPSANPKTSTDTPQKSTITDNTTSAQRTQASTSTTSSTTTSSPSQQQKRPGVEGMPGSYVHRPAQLERQDSGKREGIFAKLRGFFR; from the exons atga aaatatcg atagatagactgcgtgtgtctgtgtgtgtgtgttgttgCGTGAGAGAAATGTATCAAATTATACTTAAATCTCCCACAAGGGATGCTGCATCAGTTCAAGTTACAGGAACTTTTGATGATTGGAAATTGAGCATACCATCCTTAGATGGCCCCTCAATTGCGAACGGATTCAAAGTTATTGtacaagagaagaaagatatTGAGTTTAAATTTGTTGTTAATGGCACTCAATGGATCACGTCGGACGATTATAAAGTTGTCACCGACGAACACggtaacaataacaacattGTTTATGCTGATGAATTTGAATCAAttgaggaaaagaaagaaccaaGATCAACTACAGGTACAGGCGTAGGTTTAAGCGAAAAAACATCCTCAAATTTAGAAACTGGAATAACAACCGAaaacaaaccaacaaagacagattcttcaaaaaccatcaccaccaaccaacagaaacaaaaacaacaaaatgaagaagaagaagaagaagaagaacatcaacaacaacaacaagaaggCGGTGAAGCTtatgctgctgcttctttGGCGGCAGCTGCGGCTGCAGCAAAGGTTTTGCCAGATAAGTTTACTGCTCGTCAAGATTCAACAACCCCAACTCAAGATGCGAATGCTTTTGCAGATGCTGCTATACCCATTAATGAAACTGGAGAGGACGCTAAGTTGGATTCAAAGGCAAAGGCAAAGGCAAAGTCAAAATCAAAGTCGGCAGAGCAGACAAACAAGGATACTTCGGACTTGGTTGAGGAAACTTCGAAGTTGAATATTCACGAGGAAACACCAAAGAACCAATTTGGTAAAGTAGCAGAGACCAATAAGAAAGATGCCGCATCTCCAAACTCCTCATTTGCAGCGGTTTCTAGCCCACCACTTTCATCTGACTATGAGCAACTTGACCCAAAATCTAGCGCAGATGAAAGCAAGTCCCAGTTTACTAGCCTCGATGCAGACGAAATCAAGCACGATGCTGCTAGAGAAGAGTCAACTTTGGACCCAGCGTTTAATACTGAGTCAGTACAAAACTCGAAGGAGCCAAAAAAGGTTGCAAAGCCTGGCAAACCGGTCTTGGAATCGCAACTATCGGAATCCACATTGGATATTGCACAAGAATCTACAAAAGAGCCATCTGCTAATCCAAAGACTCTGACAGATACACCCCAAAAATCTACCATCACAGACAACACTACTTCTGCACAAAGGACCCAAgcatcaacttcaacaacctcttcaaccacaacctcatcaccatcacaacagcaaaaaagaCCGGGAGTAGAGGGAATGCCTGGGTCGTATGTACACAGACCTGCACAGCTTGAAAGACAAGATAGTGGTAAACGGGAGGGTATTTTTGCGAAGTTAAGAGGATTCTTCAGATAA
- the HSP31 gene encoding plasma membrane heat shock protein, which translates to MYGPVEIYKRSGNQAVSINSPPPESDINLTEHGSDWLWAAFSLFALFAVVHGFIYSLTSVRRSGLKKSLLMIPLWTNAVMAFAYYTYASNLGYTWIETEFNHVTTDRGLGVRQIFYAKYIGWFLSWPFVLTVFSIVTHTTLTDDRDDLLKRIVQTFSSIFTRFLAIEVFVLGLLIGSLIKSTYKWGYFTFAAVAMIFAMYLVATDLHYSFRGPSTNLPGNIIIIFFFVVWILYPVCWGLSEGGNVIQPDSEAVFYGILDLITFGFVPIILTWIAINNVDEDFFTKIWHFHVKPDGSGHVADPEKEIDQTPRHSGDTAVPPSGVPIAEETDVVVEEPATRV; encoded by the coding sequence ATGTACGGCCCAGTTGAAATCTACAAGAGATCAGGAAACCAAGCTGTTTCCATCAATTCCCCTCCGCCAGAGTCAGATATCAACTTGACTGAACATGGTTCAGATTGGTTGTGGGCTGCTTTCTCCTTGTTTGCCTTGTTTGCCGTAGTGCATGGCTTTATCTATAGCTTGACCAGTGTACGTCGCAGCGGCTTAAAGAAATCACTCTTGATGATTCCACTCTGGACTAATGCAGTCATGGCTTTTGCTTACTATACATATGCTTCAAACTTGGGTTACACTTGGATCGAGACTGAATTCAATCACGTGACTACTGATCGTGGCCTTGGTGTGCGTCAAATCTTTTATGCCAAGTATATCGGCTGGTTCTTGTCATGGCCATTTGTCTTGACTGTGTTCAGTATTGTGACACATACCACATTGACCGATGACAGAGATGActtgttgaaaagaattGTTCAGACTTTTTCCTCTATATTCACTAGGTTTTTGGCGATAGAAGTGTTTGTTTTGGGCTTGTTGATTGGCTCTTTAATCAAGTCCACCTACAAATGGGGTTACTTCACATTTGCTGCAGTCGCCATGATCTTTGCCATGTACTTGGTTGCCACTGACTTGCATTACAGCTTTAGAGGTCCCTCAACCAATCTTCCCGGAaatatcatcattattttctttttcgttgtGTGGATTTTGTACCCAGTTTGTTGGGGCTTATCTGAAGGTGGTAATGTGATTCAGCCAGACTCAGAAGCTGTGTTTTACGGTATCTTGGACTTGATCACTTTTGGCTTTGTGCCAATTATCTTGACCTGGATTGCCATCAACAATGTTGACGAAGATTTCTTCACCAAGATCTGGCACTTCCATGTCAAGCCTGATGGAAGTGGCCACGTGGCTGATCCCGAGAAGGAGATTGACCAAACACCAAGACACTCGGGAGACACTGCAGTCCCACCAAGTGGAGTGCCAATTGCCGAGGAAAccgatgttgttgttgaagagcCAGCAACAAGAGTTTAG